The following proteins are co-located in the Rippkaea orientalis PCC 8801 genome:
- a CDS encoding type II toxin-antitoxin system YafQ family toxin, giving the protein MKLVADRSFKRAFKRLVKKDNQLHDKILRILDILEENPFTTSLKSHKLTGNLEGYWSCSVSYDCRIIFTFSQDNESKETLIVLVDIGSHDEVY; this is encoded by the coding sequence ATGAAATTAGTTGCTGATAGAAGTTTTAAAAGGGCTTTTAAGCGGTTAGTTAAAAAAGATAATCAACTACATGATAAAATATTAAGGATTCTAGATATTTTAGAAGAAAACCCTTTTACTACCTCTTTAAAATCTCATAAGTTAACAGGTAATTTAGAGGGATATTGGTCATGCTCTGTTAGTTATGATTGTCGTATTATATTTACATTTAGTCAAGATAATGAGTCTAAAGAAACCCTAATTGTTCTTGTTGATATTGGTTCTCATGATGAAGTTTATTAA
- a CDS encoding M16 family metallopeptidase yields the protein MTLNKPLKRLRWLSLICITAVLVLLFRSPAIAQTPRHYTDLEFPSLPEITIPNYERYQLDNGIIVYLMEDHNLPLINGTAIIHTGSRLEPPEKVGLAELTGATMRAGGTQQHPPDELNQLLEQRAAQVETGIGTTSGSASFSTLTEDLETVFNLFSEVIRQPAFDPKQLELVKTQQKGAIARRNDDPKDIASRELGKLIYGATSPYARTEEYNTIDNISRDDLIAFHQQYVRPDGIILGIVGDFDPKVMKDLIQQKFGDWKTATPNLKIAVPSAEQKFTQGVFFVNQPQLTQSTVFLGHLGGELNNPDYPALSVLNGVLNGLGGRLVNELRSRQGLAYSVSGVWNPNYDYPGVFYGGGQTRSETTVAFIKSFMEEIDRIRTTPISEQELERAKESILNSFVFKFENPSQTLSRLMTYEYYDYPQDFIFKYQQGVKATTIEDIQRVAQKYLDPNRMVTLVVGNTEQINPPLSGLGKTVTSVDITIPEPKKS from the coding sequence ATGACTTTGAACAAACCCTTAAAACGTCTGCGTTGGCTTAGTCTAATCTGTATTACCGCAGTATTAGTATTACTATTTCGTTCACCGGCGATCGCCCAAACCCCAAGACATTACACCGATCTCGAATTTCCCTCGCTTCCTGAAATTACTATTCCTAATTACGAACGCTATCAACTCGACAATGGCATAATCGTCTATTTAATGGAAGATCATAACCTGCCCCTAATCAACGGAACCGCCATTATTCACACTGGTTCTCGTCTCGAACCGCCCGAAAAAGTGGGACTAGCAGAACTCACAGGAGCAACCATGCGTGCTGGAGGAACTCAACAACATCCCCCCGATGAATTGAATCAACTGCTCGAACAACGGGCAGCCCAAGTGGAAACGGGGATTGGAACAACGTCAGGATCTGCGAGTTTTAGTACCCTCACCGAAGATCTCGAAACAGTGTTTAATTTATTTAGCGAGGTCATCCGTCAGCCGGCTTTTGACCCCAAACAACTTGAATTAGTCAAAACCCAACAAAAAGGGGCAATTGCTCGACGCAATGATGATCCCAAAGATATTGCCAGTCGGGAATTGGGCAAGTTAATCTATGGGGCAACCAGTCCCTACGCCCGAACTGAAGAATACAACACCATTGATAATATCTCCCGCGACGACTTAATCGCCTTTCATCAACAGTATGTCCGTCCTGATGGGATTATTCTAGGGATTGTCGGGGATTTTGACCCTAAAGTGATGAAAGACTTAATTCAGCAAAAGTTTGGTGACTGGAAAACCGCAACCCCTAATCTCAAAATTGCTGTACCTTCTGCTGAGCAAAAATTCACTCAAGGGGTGTTTTTCGTGAATCAACCTCAGTTAACCCAAAGCACCGTCTTTTTGGGGCATTTAGGGGGAGAATTAAATAATCCTGACTATCCTGCTTTGAGTGTGTTAAATGGAGTCCTCAATGGTTTAGGAGGACGGTTAGTCAATGAACTGCGATCGCGTCAAGGATTAGCCTATTCTGTTTCTGGCGTTTGGAATCCCAATTATGACTATCCAGGGGTATTTTATGGGGGAGGACAAACCCGTTCAGAAACAACGGTGGCGTTTATTAAGTCTTTTATGGAGGAAATTGACAGAATACGCACAACCCCTATTAGTGAACAAGAATTAGAAAGGGCTAAAGAATCTATCCTCAATTCTTTTGTGTTTAAATTTGAAAACCCTAGTCAAACCTTATCCCGTTTGATGACCTATGAATATTATGACTATCCCCAAGATTTTATTTTTAAATATCAACAGGGAGTTAAAGCAACAACGATTGAGGATATTCAACGGGTTGCCCAAAAATATCTCGATCCTAACCGGATGGTGACTTTAGTTGTGGGTAATACAGAACAAATTAATCCTCCCTTATCAGGGTTAGGAAAAACGGTAACGAGTGTTGATATTACTATTCCTGAACCTAAGAAAAGTTAG
- a CDS encoding 2OG-Fe(II) oxygenase gives MTYYSQYPQAFTPIYLSELQGQILASPYLAVNNLNRDFIGTKGFSLVFRRSHLPEVTKRFPYLKLYLNRVVQPECNAFYLNPLLIGQGARVDPHIDRSLRSYCQTINPPVVVSVLYVEVPPALEGGELVLRSPKRQVGKIRPQPNTLLFFQGDLLHSVTPVRSSGIRLSLVCEQYALEETELREIPELKLESRAISAKKEKNKRRNRQ, from the coding sequence ATGACCTACTATTCTCAATACCCCCAAGCATTTACTCCAATTTACCTAAGTGAGTTGCAAGGACAAATTTTAGCGTCTCCTTACTTGGCTGTTAATAATCTCAACCGGGATTTTATCGGAACCAAGGGATTTTCTTTAGTTTTTCGGCGATCGCATCTCCCAGAAGTAACAAAACGTTTTCCTTACCTCAAACTCTACCTGAATCGAGTAGTACAACCAGAGTGTAATGCTTTTTACCTCAACCCCCTACTAATCGGACAAGGAGCGCGTGTCGATCCCCATATTGATCGCTCGTTGCGCTCCTACTGTCAAACCATCAATCCTCCTGTTGTCGTCAGTGTTCTGTATGTTGAGGTTCCCCCAGCCTTAGAAGGAGGAGAGCTCGTGCTGCGATCGCCTAAACGTCAAGTCGGAAAAATTCGTCCCCAACCCAATACCCTGCTCTTTTTCCAGGGTGATTTGCTCCATAGCGTGACTCCTGTTAGGAGTTCAGGGATTCGTCTGAGTTTGGTTTGTGAACAATACGCCTTAGAGGAGACTGAACTTAGAGAAATTCCAGAACTCAAATTAGAATCAAGGGCAATTAGCGCAAAAAAAGAGAAAAATAAGCGAAGAAACAGACAATAA